The following proteins are encoded in a genomic region of Fundidesulfovibrio putealis DSM 16056:
- a CDS encoding class I SAM-dependent methyltransferase — MRIQKHKLPCCICGAYEPETLYRDELNDTAPAVEYNFTPDTRKTYAIAKCRQCGHIYTDPMPLLDDVYQDSEDEVYSQHREQREKCFRKLAHPLWREFPSGDLLDIGCATGILLDVMAERYRTFGVEPSAWSRTQCAPRHHVAASLDAFAGQTFDIITLLGVIEHLYTPQTLIADISKMLRPGGLFLVYTGDVDAWLPRLLRKKWWWYQGMHLHYFSKKNLSRLLGLHGLRTIRTLNMPLYFKVESLSKSLSRYETLHRLVHPILSLPVINNLMVPMPISGELLLVARKEASTSRTCSQG, encoded by the coding sequence ATGAGGATACAAAAGCACAAGCTGCCTTGTTGCATATGCGGCGCGTACGAACCGGAGACGTTGTACCGCGACGAACTTAACGACACAGCGCCTGCAGTGGAATACAACTTCACGCCGGACACACGGAAGACTTACGCCATTGCAAAGTGTCGGCAGTGTGGACACATCTACACTGACCCCATGCCGCTCCTGGACGATGTCTATCAGGATTCCGAAGACGAAGTTTATTCGCAACACCGTGAACAACGTGAAAAATGTTTCCGCAAGCTGGCCCATCCTCTGTGGCGGGAGTTTCCTTCCGGTGACCTGTTAGACATCGGCTGCGCCACAGGCATCCTGCTTGACGTCATGGCCGAACGGTACCGGACCTTCGGCGTCGAGCCTTCGGCTTGGTCGCGCACCCAATGCGCCCCCCGGCATCACGTGGCAGCCTCACTTGACGCCTTTGCTGGACAGACCTTCGACATCATCACTCTGCTAGGAGTCATCGAGCATCTCTATACCCCTCAGACTCTTATAGCTGATATTTCCAAAATGTTGCGGCCAGGGGGGCTATTCTTGGTCTATACAGGCGACGTAGATGCCTGGCTGCCGCGCCTTCTGCGGAAAAAGTGGTGGTGGTATCAGGGAATGCACCTGCACTATTTTTCCAAGAAGAATCTCTCCCGGTTGCTTGGCCTTCACGGCCTGCGCACCATCCGAACCCTCAATATGCCCCTCTACTTTAAGGTGGAGTCCTTGTCCAAAAGCCTCAGCCGGTACGAAACCCTCCACCGCCTAGTGCACCCGATTTTATCGCTCCCCGTCATCAACAACCTGATGGTGCCCATGCCAATAAGCGGAGAATTACTCCTGGTGGCCCGCAAGGAAGCGAGTACCTCTAGGACTTGTTCACAAGGATAA
- a CDS encoding glycosyltransferase: protein MSHSRLLIFIPTYNERGNVERMAREISELDLDADILFLDDNSPDRTGETLDRLAAQIPRMSVIHRSGKQGIGSAHQIGIAWAYDGGYDVLISLDCDFTHDPKDIPRLLAALEGYDVAVGSRYLKRGSLPGWNLVRRSLTLFGHFLTTRLLGLPQDASGAFRAYDLHRIDRDLFSLVPSRSYSFFFESLFVLARNGLQINEIPIVLPARTYGSSKLTLKDIFGGGSYIFWLTLASLLHPERFRLSRAPARAGGPGSAWDAYWSRKAHPSLLAYDMVAAAYRLLVIRPNLVYALRRAFPWGGRLLHAGCGSGQADATLPGDYEITAVDLSAAALRLYAQNNPTNRHVAQGNIFKLPFADASFDGVYNLGVMEHFSESDIEAILREFRRVLRSDGKVVMFWPHSRATSVAVLDAVHVVLKHFGRTGKLHPDEITLLKGREHAQALLNRADLRLVDYQFGWRDFFVQAVVVGTGDGTN from the coding sequence TTGAGCCACTCCCGTCTTCTCATCTTCATCCCCACGTACAACGAACGCGGTAACGTGGAACGCATGGCACGGGAGATAAGCGAGCTAGATCTAGACGCTGATATCCTGTTTCTGGACGACAACTCCCCGGACCGCACTGGCGAGACCCTGGACCGGCTCGCTGCGCAAATCCCTCGAATGTCCGTCATCCACCGCTCGGGCAAACAGGGCATCGGGTCGGCCCACCAAATCGGTATCGCCTGGGCCTATGACGGGGGTTACGACGTCCTGATTAGCCTTGACTGCGACTTTACCCACGATCCCAAGGATATCCCCCGGCTCTTGGCTGCCCTGGAGGGCTATGATGTGGCCGTGGGGTCGCGCTATCTCAAACGAGGAAGCTTGCCGGGGTGGAACCTGGTACGCCGGAGTCTGACGCTTTTCGGGCATTTCTTGACGACTCGTCTGCTCGGCCTGCCCCAAGATGCCAGCGGCGCTTTCCGGGCCTACGACCTGCACCGGATTGACAGGGATCTCTTTTCGCTCGTTCCTTCGAGGAGCTATTCGTTTTTCTTTGAAAGCTTGTTTGTCCTGGCTCGAAACGGGCTGCAGATCAACGAGATTCCCATTGTCCTTCCAGCCCGGACTTACGGTAGTTCCAAACTGACCTTGAAGGATATTTTCGGCGGTGGCTCATATATTTTCTGGCTGACCCTGGCGTCGCTGCTCCACCCGGAACGTTTCCGGCTTTCCCGCGCCCCGGCACGCGCCGGGGGGCCCGGTTCCGCATGGGATGCATATTGGAGCCGCAAGGCGCACCCATCTCTGCTCGCCTACGACATGGTTGCCGCCGCCTACCGCTTGCTGGTGATCCGCCCGAATCTTGTTTATGCATTGCGCCGCGCTTTTCCGTGGGGGGGCCGTCTTCTCCATGCCGGCTGCGGATCGGGCCAGGCCGATGCCACCCTGCCTGGCGACTACGAAATTACGGCCGTGGACCTTTCCGCTGCCGCCCTGCGACTTTATGCACAAAACAATCCTACGAACCGACACGTGGCGCAGGGAAACATCTTCAAGCTTCCGTTCGCGGATGCCTCCTTCGACGGCGTCTACAACCTGGGGGTCATGGAACATTTCTCCGAATCGGACATCGAGGCCATCCTCCGAGAATTCCGACGTGTACTGCGTAGCGACGGCAAGGTGGTCATGTTCTGGCCACATTCCCGTGCCACCAGTGTGGCCGTGCTCGACGCCGTCCACGTGGTGTTGAAACATTTCGGACGGACCGGCAAGCTCCATCCGGACGAAATCACACTGCTAAAAGGCCGGGAGCACGCGCAAGCCCTCCTTAACCGGGCCGACCTGCGGCTGGTGGACTACCAATTTGGATGGCGGGACTTCTTTGTCCAGGCGGTGGTCGTCGGTACGGGAGATGGCACCAACTGA
- a CDS encoding GDP-mannose 4,6-dehydratase has translation MKRALIVGCRGQDGVLLREFLARRGYLVTGLARQAEERPDGTLGSPTSVLDPSAMAALVERVVPHEVYYLAALHHSSQQAPNTSQQSLWTASMDVNATGPVHVMEALRQHTPEARFFYAGSCLAFGSPHESPQTERTCLRPDCVYGISKAAGNHAVRLYRETHGLFAVTGILFNHESHLRPEHFLSRKIMHAVWRIKRGQEHELTLGDLSAQTDWGYAPDFVEAFWLSLQATIPDDYVIATGTPHRVQDWVEGAFSLAGLAWQDYVREDQQLLRRRRGRLVGDISRIRERCGWSPTTPFGRMLEILFKYEGRHH, from the coding sequence ATGAAGCGGGCTCTTATCGTGGGCTGTCGAGGCCAGGACGGGGTGTTGCTGCGAGAGTTTCTCGCGCGCCGTGGCTACTTGGTGACCGGTTTGGCCCGCCAAGCCGAAGAACGTCCGGACGGGACGCTCGGCTCGCCGACGTCCGTGCTCGATCCTTCCGCTATGGCCGCCCTCGTTGAACGCGTGGTGCCCCACGAAGTCTATTATCTGGCCGCCCTACACCACTCGTCGCAACAGGCTCCGAACACCTCGCAGCAATCCTTGTGGACGGCGAGCATGGACGTCAACGCCACAGGGCCGGTCCACGTCATGGAGGCCCTGCGCCAGCATACTCCTGAGGCTCGTTTTTTCTACGCAGGCAGTTGCCTCGCCTTCGGGAGTCCCCATGAAAGCCCCCAGACCGAACGCACTTGTCTGCGACCAGACTGCGTTTACGGCATCTCCAAGGCCGCCGGGAACCATGCAGTACGCCTGTATCGAGAAACACACGGCCTTTTTGCGGTGACGGGCATCCTTTTCAACCACGAGTCCCACCTACGCCCCGAGCATTTCCTTTCACGTAAGATCATGCACGCGGTCTGGCGCATCAAGCGCGGCCAGGAACACGAACTCACGCTCGGGGACCTGTCCGCCCAAACGGACTGGGGGTACGCGCCGGACTTTGTGGAAGCGTTCTGGCTAAGCCTCCAGGCCACGATCCCAGACGATTACGTGATCGCCACCGGTACGCCGCACAGGGTGCAAGACTGGGTGGAGGGGGCCTTTTCCCTGGCCGGACTCGCTTGGCAGGACTATGTGCGCGAAGACCAACAGCTGCTGCGGCGCAGACGAGGGCGGCTCGTCGGCGACATATCGCGCATCCGGGAAAGGTGCGGCTGGTCGCCGACCACGCCGTTCGGCCGGATGCTGGAGATACTCTTCAAGTATGAAGGACGTCATCATTGA
- a CDS encoding class I SAM-dependent methyltransferase, with amino-acid sequence MKVKKSQTCRLCSESKLTDLLDLGEQCLTGVFPKTLDAALTKGPLQLMLCDTCGLIQLRHSYDINEMYGKEYGYRSGLNRSMVDHLRTKVEKLHELCPVENGDLILDIGSNDGTLLSFYPPGRATLCGMDPSSEQFRSYYREDIKLVTDFFSAKRFRQEHGDDAKAKIITSIAMFYDLEQPFEFVRQIKEILHPQGIWHLEQSYLPLMLESNAYDTICHEHLEYYGLRQIKWLTDRAGLEILDVDLNGTNGGSFAITVSHVGAGFPCNEKAIAALLESEQKAGLDKPEIYALFADAISIHKTELLRMLEDIREQGKTVLGYGASTKGNVILQYCGFTPDMLPAIAEVNASKFGAYTPGTGIPIISEAEARARRPDYFLVFPWHFRDAIVAREREFLAGGGKLIFPLPRIEIVSR; translated from the coding sequence ATGAAAGTAAAAAAGTCTCAAACCTGTCGCCTTTGCTCCGAGTCAAAGTTGACCGATCTGCTTGACCTTGGAGAACAGTGCCTGACCGGCGTCTTCCCGAAGACTCTGGATGCTGCGCTGACCAAGGGTCCGCTCCAACTCATGCTTTGTGACACGTGTGGCTTGATCCAGTTGCGCCACTCCTACGACATTAATGAAATGTACGGCAAGGAGTATGGATACAGGTCGGGTCTCAACCGCTCCATGGTTGATCATCTGCGGACAAAGGTCGAGAAATTGCACGAGCTCTGTCCGGTTGAAAATGGCGACCTCATCCTGGACATCGGTTCCAACGACGGGACGCTTCTTTCTTTTTACCCCCCTGGTCGCGCCACGCTGTGCGGCATGGACCCTTCCTCCGAACAGTTCCGGTCCTATTACAGGGAAGATATCAAGCTGGTGACGGACTTCTTTTCGGCCAAACGGTTTCGTCAGGAACATGGTGACGACGCCAAGGCCAAAATCATCACATCCATCGCCATGTTCTACGACCTTGAGCAACCTTTTGAATTCGTGCGACAGATCAAGGAAATCCTCCACCCGCAGGGGATATGGCACCTGGAACAAAGCTATCTGCCACTTATGCTTGAATCCAACGCCTACGACACCATCTGCCACGAACATCTTGAATATTATGGCCTGCGCCAGATCAAATGGCTGACGGACAGGGCGGGCCTTGAGATTCTGGATGTAGATCTCAACGGCACTAACGGAGGCAGCTTTGCCATCACTGTGTCTCATGTCGGCGCCGGATTTCCTTGCAACGAAAAGGCCATCGCTGCGTTGCTCGAATCCGAGCAAAAGGCGGGCCTGGACAAACCGGAAATCTACGCCCTTTTCGCGGACGCCATCAGCATCCATAAAACAGAATTGCTCAGAATGCTTGAGGACATCCGGGAACAAGGCAAGACCGTACTCGGCTATGGTGCTTCCACCAAGGGCAACGTCATTTTGCAGTATTGCGGTTTTACTCCCGACATGCTCCCGGCCATCGCCGAAGTGAATGCTTCCAAGTTCGGCGCCTACACTCCAGGCACAGGCATCCCCATCATTTCCGAGGCCGAGGCCAGGGCGCGCCGCCCCGACTATTTCCTTGTTTTCCCCTGGCACTTCCGGGATGCCATCGTGGCCCGGGAGCGCGAGTTCCTCGCCGGGGGGGGGAAATTGATCTTCCCCCTGCCACGGATTGAAATCGTCTCAAGATGA
- a CDS encoding lysylphosphatidylglycerol synthase transmembrane domain-containing protein produces MPRLRTALVFAVPSHGARKRAFTAQRMSVRGVARRPQCGNITRGHMNRRWKTWLGMVLSLGLLGWIVLSVGLEDLALSFAGMDSAWMFPMVGLFAAGLILRAWRWQCLLAPARKVSMKDCGNIILVGNFANNLLPAKGGDVARAVILSRCCDVRFLFGLTSVAVERIFDGLALLLILQVAGLAVNLAPTFRSTMRDISFGAGALFIGALAGLVAARAFPGMLGWFRALVSRLPGSLGSKAAHIVAGLQDSLFFIRPDREFTGFAALSLIVWLIEGLTVWAGFRAFSVPGSAIDAYFTFAIMNFGGLLPSAPGSIGIHQASTVLSFSMLDLPMQAAIPLSLVVQAVQILFNSILGLGAMRQLHLSFSFFRSKCTEAAPSSDNKLSTQDFS; encoded by the coding sequence ATGCCGCGATTACGCACCGCTTTGGTTTTCGCTGTGCCCTCGCACGGGGCCAGAAAAAGGGCTTTTACGGCACAACGCATGTCCGTCAGGGGAGTTGCACGGCGGCCGCAATGCGGCAACATAACGAGAGGCCATATGAATAGACGTTGGAAGACTTGGCTCGGAATGGTTCTGAGCCTTGGTCTCCTGGGCTGGATCGTGCTCTCTGTGGGGTTGGAAGATCTGGCTCTGAGCTTCGCCGGTATGGACTCTGCATGGATGTTTCCCATGGTAGGCCTGTTCGCTGCCGGTCTTATCCTTCGGGCCTGGCGATGGCAGTGCCTGCTCGCCCCGGCCAGAAAGGTCTCGATGAAGGACTGCGGCAACATCATCCTGGTGGGAAATTTCGCCAACAACCTCCTACCGGCCAAGGGCGGTGACGTAGCCAGGGCGGTGATTCTCTCCAGGTGCTGCGACGTTCGGTTCCTCTTCGGCCTGACTTCGGTCGCCGTGGAGCGAATCTTCGACGGCCTGGCCCTGCTCCTGATCCTTCAGGTTGCGGGCTTGGCCGTGAATCTGGCACCTACTTTCCGGAGCACCATGCGGGACATTTCCTTCGGCGCGGGAGCGCTGTTCATCGGTGCTCTTGCCGGACTTGTGGCCGCTAGAGCGTTTCCGGGCATGCTTGGGTGGTTTCGCGCCCTGGTTTCCAGGCTGCCCGGGAGCCTCGGATCAAAGGCCGCGCATATTGTGGCGGGCCTCCAGGATTCTCTCTTCTTCATCCGGCCGGACCGCGAGTTCACCGGGTTCGCAGCCCTGAGCCTTATTGTCTGGCTCATCGAGGGGCTCACCGTCTGGGCTGGCTTCCGTGCTTTCTCCGTGCCTGGCTCGGCTATCGACGCCTATTTCACGTTCGCCATCATGAACTTTGGAGGGCTCCTCCCATCGGCGCCGGGCAGTATCGGCATCCATCAGGCCAGTACAGTGCTGTCTTTCTCCATGCTCGACCTGCCCATGCAGGCGGCAATTCCGCTGTCTTTGGTGGTACAGGCTGTGCAAATTCTGTTTAATTCCATATTGGGCCTGGGAGCCATGCGTCAGCTGCATCTGAGCTTCTCATTTTTCCGATCGAAATGCACTGAGGCGGCTCCAAGCAGCGATAACAAACTGTCAACTCAGGATTTCTCCTGA
- a CDS encoding glycosyltransferase family 2 protein, which translates to MNLSFKGKINMVPFNQVSVVIPAFNEEECIGPIIERIRAVSPEFEIVVCSDGSTDATAALAREAGAIVTEHRYNIGNGAAVKSGAIAASRPYLIFMDSDGQHQPEDIPKLLNEMPDYDMVIASRTRECRTDPVRDFGNIMLRKVAEIIGGKPIMDLTSGFRAVRRDLFFLFSPLYPLRYSYPSTITLALINTGHFVKFLPLDTIVRREQGTSNIRPFHDGLKFLRIIFRLFMLFRPFKIFFPISLTLFVLGAGLGIYQLFATQGIHSMAVILLLGSLFCFVNGLLAEQISQIRLSMLNQPTPSGSLSPGSTSTAGPATTAPGDSSEC; encoded by the coding sequence TTGAATTTATCATTCAAGGGAAAGATTAATATGGTGCCTTTCAACCAAGTGTCCGTCGTCATCCCGGCATTCAACGAAGAAGAGTGCATCGGCCCGATCATCGAACGCATTCGGGCCGTGTCTCCAGAATTCGAAATAGTTGTTTGTTCGGACGGGTCCACCGACGCCACCGCTGCTCTCGCTCGCGAGGCAGGGGCTATCGTGACCGAGCACCGTTACAACATCGGCAACGGCGCGGCGGTTAAAAGCGGCGCCATCGCCGCCAGCCGTCCCTACTTGATCTTCATGGACAGCGACGGCCAGCACCAGCCTGAGGACATTCCGAAGCTGCTCAATGAAATGCCGGACTACGACATGGTCATCGCCTCCCGCACACGCGAGTGCCGCACCGATCCCGTACGCGACTTCGGCAACATCATGCTGCGCAAGGTGGCGGAGATCATCGGTGGCAAGCCCATCATGGATCTGACTTCGGGCTTCCGAGCCGTGCGGCGGGACTTGTTTTTCCTCTTTTCCCCCCTCTATCCACTGCGTTATTCTTACCCATCCACCATAACCCTGGCCCTGATCAACACAGGTCATTTCGTCAAGTTTCTGCCGCTCGACACCATCGTCCGGCGCGAACAGGGCACAAGCAACATCCGCCCGTTCCATGACGGGCTGAAATTTCTCAGAATCATCTTCCGCCTTTTCATGCTCTTCCGCCCGTTCAAAATCTTTTTTCCGATTTCCCTGACCTTGTTCGTTCTGGGTGCCGGGCTTGGAATATACCAGTTGTTTGCCACCCAAGGCATCCACAGCATGGCTGTCATCCTGCTTCTCGGCAGCCTTTTTTGTTTCGTCAACGGCCTGCTGGCCGAACAGATCTCCCAGATCCGCCTGAGCATGCTCAACCAACCGACTCCCTCGGGCTCCCTGTCTCCAGGCTCCACGAGCACGGCAGGCCCGGCCACCACTGCCCCGGGAGATTCCAGTGAATGTTGA
- a CDS encoding B12-binding domain-containing radical SAM protein gives MKTLLLNPMTSQAGNVVRDVLYGCWCKGNRIGGGTVPPFNLLVLTSLLHREGLEADFLDAQALQLGPEGVIGRLAAYGLVVMSTSTMSFTEDAEYLLNLKQARPGLRTAVFGSHPTFMPRFCLAHPGIDYVILHEPEETVLELVQALDSGRSTDAISGLGSRDTAGEPRIHEPRPFLKNLDWLPHPDVDLLPAGIHYFNPLVRRMPYMTTTTSKGCPGKCVFCTAPTFDGNIFRRQSLDHVMEQLRYFVSKGIKEIYFRDDTFFVDRKRDHAMCRAILDEKLDLTWIANARVNMIDEETIALARRAGCHTLKFGVESGSQDILDGIKKGYRLEEGLRVFAATRKHGVATHAHTMIGNPGDTLETVEMTINYVLALNPTTATFGICTPYPGTPLFEEVLKVAPEITDGSHTDLSKLHVEGLFNEYYCHVDKKQLPKLVRQAYRRFYMRPKYWVQCFRESLRTSHDVKRVALASTRLFEFIIQGKD, from the coding sequence ATGAAGACGTTACTGCTCAATCCCATGACCAGCCAAGCCGGAAACGTAGTCAGGGATGTGCTTTATGGCTGCTGGTGCAAGGGAAACCGCATCGGGGGCGGCACGGTGCCACCCTTCAATCTCCTCGTCCTCACTTCGCTGTTGCATCGTGAGGGCCTTGAAGCCGATTTCCTCGATGCCCAGGCCCTGCAACTCGGACCAGAAGGAGTTATTGGACGCTTGGCCGCATACGGCCTGGTGGTAATGTCCACCTCCACCATGAGCTTCACGGAGGACGCCGAATATCTCCTGAACCTCAAGCAGGCCCGCCCCGGTTTGCGCACGGCAGTGTTCGGCTCGCACCCGACCTTCATGCCCCGCTTCTGCCTGGCCCACCCTGGCATCGACTACGTCATCCTGCACGAGCCCGAGGAGACCGTTCTCGAACTGGTCCAGGCCCTGGACTCCGGTAGGAGCACAGACGCCATCTCCGGGCTCGGCTCCAGGGACACGGCAGGGGAACCGCGCATTCATGAACCCCGTCCTTTTCTCAAAAACCTGGACTGGCTGCCCCACCCGGACGTTGACCTCCTGCCGGCAGGCATCCACTATTTCAACCCGCTCGTACGCCGTATGCCCTACATGACCACGACCACGAGCAAAGGCTGTCCTGGGAAATGTGTATTCTGTACCGCCCCCACCTTTGATGGCAACATCTTCCGCCGCCAATCCCTGGACCACGTCATGGAGCAGTTGCGCTACTTCGTGTCCAAGGGCATCAAGGAAATTTATTTCCGGGACGACACCTTTTTTGTGGACCGCAAGCGCGACCATGCCATGTGCCGTGCCATCCTGGACGAAAAACTCGACCTCACCTGGATCGCTAACGCCCGGGTGAACATGATCGATGAAGAAACCATCGCTCTTGCCCGCCGGGCTGGATGCCACACCCTCAAATTCGGCGTGGAGTCCGGCTCTCAGGATATCCTTGACGGCATCAAGAAGGGTTACCGCCTGGAAGAAGGCCTGCGGGTCTTCGCGGCTACCCGCAAGCACGGTGTCGCTACCCATGCCCACACAATGATTGGCAACCCCGGCGATACGCTTGAAACCGTAGAGATGACCATCAACTATGTCCTGGCATTAAACCCCACGACTGCGACCTTTGGCATCTGCACGCCCTATCCCGGTACACCACTCTTCGAAGAAGTGCTCAAGGTAGCTCCCGAGATAACGGACGGCAGCCATACAGACCTGTCCAAACTCCACGTTGAGGGTCTCTTCAACGAATACTACTGCCACGTGGATAAGAAACAGCTGCCCAAACTCGTCCGCCAGGCTTACCGAAGGTTCTATATGCGTCCCAAATATTGGGTTCAATGCTTCCGTGAGAGTCTGCGGACCAGCCACGACGTAAAACGCGTGGCTTTGGCCTCTACGAGGCTTTTTGAATTTATCATTCAAGGGAAAGATTAA
- the asnB gene encoding asparagine synthase (glutamine-hydrolyzing) has protein sequence MCGICGFRSRSAISLETMLGAISHRGPDGNGIFRDGDISLGHTRLAIIDVAGGSQPMRSPDGTVTLVFNGEIYNFKTLRAELVCQGHQFRTSSDTEVLLAMYMAFGTGMLSHLEGMFAFVIHDSRTDLLFGARDRFGIKPFYYTWNNGTFAFASEIKALLAAGACRPVGNPTAAALYLTLRYIPGPQTAFADVMSLPPGTFFTQRGEHQPRLETYWRLPNTDQTHLNEKQAQEHFDDLLRRAVDSHLISDVPLGAFLSGGVDSTTITAIMAGLGHSPLETFTVDFRGEQSEATEAVRTARHFGCGQHTVLVPPESFGLFPELLYHLDAPFGDSILLPLYLLCLEAAKHVKVVLSGDGADETMLGYIHHETLAGLTSPLVRMVSPVLSLLSRLIPLVPIGALDRAFHYPDSMGTLGRARLARLLAEVGSPGRAYLLFASVFEEDERLALLGPRLADGEATARSDFFDPLRRTIDTAPDPLEAAYRHDLRYWLPDNILMKLDKMTMAVGIEGRVPFLDDRFANFIVSLPRSLKLRTGQGKHPLRRYFNANINIPGRPQGRKKAFYFPLQGAYGKALGALVNRYLSPESIDPAILDPGAVARIVSRAETSPLLGFKQLFTLLGFQMWQERFGIRWD, from the coding sequence ATGTGCGGTATCTGCGGTTTCCGCTCCCGAAGCGCCATCTCCCTGGAAACAATGCTTGGCGCCATCTCCCACAGAGGCCCCGACGGCAACGGGATCTTCCGTGACGGAGATATAAGCCTCGGCCATACCCGGCTCGCCATCATCGACGTGGCCGGCGGCAGCCAGCCGATGCGAAGCCCGGACGGCACCGTCACCCTGGTGTTCAATGGCGAAATATACAACTTCAAGACCTTGCGCGCCGAACTTGTCTGCCAGGGACACCAATTCAGAACGTCCTCCGATACGGAGGTGCTTTTGGCCATGTACATGGCCTTCGGCACGGGCATGCTGTCCCACCTCGAAGGCATGTTCGCATTCGTCATCCATGACTCCCGCACCGACCTGCTGTTCGGCGCCAGAGATCGCTTCGGCATAAAGCCCTTCTACTATACCTGGAACAACGGAACCTTTGCCTTCGCCTCCGAGATCAAGGCCTTGCTGGCTGCCGGAGCCTGCCGCCCAGTTGGCAATCCCACCGCTGCAGCCCTGTATTTGACCCTCCGCTACATCCCTGGTCCTCAAACCGCTTTTGCCGACGTCATGAGTCTGCCGCCTGGTACATTCTTCACGCAGCGTGGTGAACACCAGCCCCGGCTGGAGACGTATTGGCGCCTACCAAACACCGACCAGACCCATCTGAACGAGAAGCAGGCCCAGGAACACTTTGATGATCTGTTACGCCGGGCAGTGGACAGCCACCTCATAAGCGACGTGCCCCTCGGCGCTTTTCTTTCTGGCGGTGTCGATTCCACCACCATCACCGCAATCATGGCCGGACTGGGCCACTCGCCGCTTGAGACCTTTACCGTGGACTTCCGGGGTGAACAGTCGGAGGCCACCGAGGCGGTACGAACCGCCCGCCACTTCGGCTGTGGACAGCACACGGTCCTTGTGCCGCCGGAGAGCTTCGGATTGTTTCCTGAACTGCTCTACCATTTGGACGCTCCCTTCGGGGATTCCATCCTTCTGCCCCTGTACCTGCTCTGCCTGGAGGCCGCCAAGCACGTGAAGGTGGTCCTGTCCGGCGACGGGGCAGACGAGACCATGCTCGGCTACATCCATCATGAGACCCTGGCCGGCCTGACCTCTCCCCTGGTCCGGATGGTGTCTCCCGTCTTGTCCCTGTTGTCGCGGCTCATTCCCCTGGTACCGATCGGGGCACTCGACCGGGCCTTCCACTACCCCGACTCCATGGGCACCCTGGGTCGAGCTCGACTGGCCAGACTCCTGGCAGAGGTCGGCTCTCCCGGCCGGGCCTACCTCCTTTTCGCCTCGGTTTTCGAGGAAGACGAGCGGCTGGCCTTGCTCGGACCGCGCCTGGCCGACGGCGAGGCGACGGCCCGCAGCGATTTCTTCGACCCCCTGCGCCGCACCATCGACACCGCGCCCGATCCCCTGGAAGCCGCCTACCGGCACGACCTCCGGTACTGGCTGCCGGATAACATCCTCATGAAACTCGACAAGATGACCATGGCTGTCGGCATCGAAGGACGGGTTCCTTTCCTGGACGACCGGTTCGCAAACTTTATCGTAAGCCTGCCTCGATCCCTGAAGCTCCGCACAGGGCAAGGAAAGCATCCCTTGCGCCGGTATTTCAACGCAAACATCAACATTCCCGGGCGCCCCCAGGGACGTAAGAAGGCTTTTTACTTTCCCTTGCAGGGCGCGTATGGGAAAGCGCTGGGAGCACTGGTGAACCGGTATCTGTCACCGGAGTCCATTGACCCGGCCATCCTCGACCCAGGGGCCGTGGCCAGGATCGTTTCTCGGGCCGAGACCTCTCCCCTGTTGGGCTTTAAACAGTTATTCACGCTTTTAGGATTCCAGATGTGGCAGGAACGCTTCGGCATCCGCTGGGACTAG